Proteins from a single region of Psychrobacter cryohalolentis K5:
- the puuE gene encoding allantoinase PuuE has product MKKKITSDFDQAAYPRDLKGYGDHPPKANWPGGAKIAVQFVLNIEEGAENSVLHGDGQSERFLSDVLGTPEFNNRHQSIESAFEYGSRVGVWRVLDTFKEYGLPITTFTCAAAAEKTPHIVERILEDGHEIASHGLRWITYQYMYRETEREHVRRATEIFERMVGNQPLGWYTGRDSPNTRELVAEQGGYIYDSDSYADELPYWLNVKVEEGNKIARKPHLVIPYTLETNDMRFSSSPGFTNAEPFYQYLKDSFDTLYEEGQDTPKMLTIGLHCRIIGRAGRIKALKQFLQYITSKPDVWICRRDEIAKHWYENHPATADNTANWM; this is encoded by the coding sequence ATGAAAAAAAAGATAACCAGCGACTTTGATCAAGCCGCTTATCCACGCGATTTAAAAGGCTATGGCGACCATCCACCCAAAGCCAATTGGCCGGGCGGCGCTAAGATTGCCGTACAGTTTGTGCTAAATATCGAAGAAGGCGCAGAGAACAGTGTCTTGCATGGCGACGGTCAGTCAGAACGTTTTTTATCAGATGTTTTAGGTACGCCAGAATTTAACAACCGCCATCAGTCGATTGAGTCAGCCTTTGAATATGGTAGCCGAGTGGGTGTTTGGCGCGTACTAGATACTTTTAAAGAATATGGTTTACCTATTACTACCTTTACTTGTGCAGCCGCTGCCGAAAAAACACCGCATATTGTCGAGCGCATTCTAGAAGATGGTCATGAAATTGCCAGTCACGGACTGCGCTGGATAACCTATCAATATATGTACCGCGAGACCGAGCGTGAACATGTACGCCGCGCTACTGAAATATTTGAGCGTATGGTTGGCAATCAGCCTCTTGGCTGGTATACCGGTCGCGATAGCCCAAATACTCGCGAGCTGGTCGCAGAACAAGGCGGCTACATTTATGACTCTGACTCTTATGCTGATGAGCTGCCGTACTGGCTCAATGTTAAAGTAGAAGAAGGCAACAAAATTGCTCGCAAACCGCATCTGGTCATTCCTTATACGCTTGAGACCAATGACATGCGTTTTTCTTCAAGTCCTGGGTTCACCAATGCTGAACCTTTTTATCAATACTTAAAAGACAGCTTTGACACTCTATATGAAGAAGGTCAAGACACTCCCAAGATGCTAACCATTGGTTTGCATTGCCGCATCATTGGTCGTGCTGGTCGCATTAAAGCGCTTAAACAGTTTTTGCAATACATCACCAGTAAACCCGACGTTTGGATCTGCCGCCGCGATGAAATCGCCAAGCACTGGTATGAAAATCATCCAGCCACGGCTGATAACACCGCCAACTGGATGTAG
- a CDS encoding ureidoglycolate lyase: MKTTIIAKPLTKAAFAPYGSVIEPYDDQEKCPENSWDINRGFACRHNAISKVTHDGGEVGFSIFRTKRRDCPITLSVMEYHPFGTQAFFSMNGTDYIVVVAKAGDAPKSADDLEVFYAHSHQGVQYDANVWHHPLLALKADCDFLVIDRINGEGNNCHEFEIDDWEVCIDISAEQAKNQA; encoded by the coding sequence ATGAAAACTACAATCATTGCTAAACCTTTAACTAAAGCTGCTTTTGCTCCTTACGGCTCAGTAATCGAGCCTTATGATGATCAAGAAAAGTGTCCTGAAAACAGCTGGGATATCAATCGTGGCTTTGCCTGTCGTCATAATGCCATCTCAAAAGTCACTCATGATGGCGGAGAAGTCGGTTTTAGTATTTTCCGTACTAAAAGACGTGACTGCCCTATTACGTTATCGGTGATGGAATACCATCCATTTGGCACGCAAGCGTTCTTTTCTATGAATGGCACAGACTATATAGTCGTTGTGGCAAAAGCTGGCGATGCGCCTAAATCAGCTGATGATTTAGAAGTGTTTTATGCTCATTCGCATCAAGGTGTACAGTATGATGCCAATGTTTGGCATCATCCGCTACTGGCGCTAAAAGCGGATTGTGACTTTTTAGTGATTGATCGTATCAACGGCGAAGGTAACAATTGCCATGAATTCGAGATTGATGATTGGGAAGTTTGCATTGATATATCTGCTGAGCAGGCTAAAAATCAGGCCTAA
- a CDS encoding bifunctional allantoicase/(S)-ureidoglycine aminohydrolase codes for MTTKSTYYAPTGGLPPQTQLLSDRAIFTEAYAIIPKRVLTDIVISYLPFWTGMRMWVLARPLSGFSETFSQYIVEVAPNGGSEKPELDANAEGVVFIVEGEMDMTIEGVSHHLESGGYAFLPPGCKWTLKNNSDKHVKFHWIRKAYQHCEGIDVPEAFVTSDHDVEAIEMPGTDGVWTTTRFTEQSDMRHDMHVNIVTFQPGGVIPFDETHVMEHGLYVLEGKAVYHLNGEWVEVEAGDFMWLRAFCPQSCYAGGPGPFRYLLYKDVNRHMPFIRPVK; via the coding sequence ATGACAACAAAAAGTACTTATTACGCACCAACTGGCGGATTGCCTCCACAAACACAATTACTATCCGATCGTGCTATCTTCACCGAAGCTTATGCGATTATTCCTAAACGTGTACTAACCGACATCGTGATTAGTTATTTACCTTTTTGGACAGGCATGCGGATGTGGGTGCTTGCACGTCCTTTAAGCGGTTTCTCTGAAACCTTCTCACAGTATATCGTCGAAGTAGCACCAAATGGCGGCTCAGAAAAGCCTGAGCTAGATGCAAATGCCGAAGGCGTCGTATTCATCGTTGAAGGTGAAATGGACATGACGATTGAAGGCGTGTCGCATCATCTTGAATCAGGTGGTTATGCATTTTTACCACCTGGCTGCAAATGGACGCTAAAGAACAATAGCGACAAGCACGTTAAATTCCATTGGATCCGTAAAGCCTATCAACACTGTGAAGGTATTGATGTGCCTGAAGCGTTTGTAACTAGCGATCACGATGTTGAAGCTATTGAGATGCCGGGTACTGATGGCGTATGGACAACCACTCGATTTACCGAGCAGTCTGATATGCGTCACGACATGCATGTGAATATCGTGACGTTTCAACCAGGTGGCGTGATTCCATTTGATGAAACGCATGTTATGGAACATGGTTTGTATGTATTAGAAGGTAAAGCCGTCTATCACTTAAACGGTGAATGGGTAGAAGTTGAAGCAGGTGACTTTATGTGGTTACGCGCATTCTGCCCACAATCTTGTTACGCTGGCGGACCGGGTCCATTTAGATACTTACTATATAAAGATGTGAATAGACATATGCCGTTTATTCGTCCAGTAAAATAA
- a CDS encoding Trp family transcriptional regulator, translating into MSTDPYRSLLTHLAHCNDSNDIDELLTALLTTKEQHEIANRICIFDLLERGITQRDISEQLGVGIATVSRGAKAMQIHDVSALLATHRQDN; encoded by the coding sequence ATGAGCACTGACCCTTATCGTAGCTTGTTGACGCATTTAGCCCATTGCAATGACAGTAATGATATCGATGAGCTATTAACAGCGCTACTAACGACTAAAGAGCAACACGAGATTGCCAATCGTATCTGTATTTTTGATTTGCTCGAGCGTGGCATCACCCAGCGTGACATCTCCGAACAGTTGGGCGTTGGCATCGCAACGGTCTCTCGCGGCGCCAAAGCCATGCAAATTCACGATGTAAGCGCACTGCTAGCCACCCACAGACAAGACAATTAA
- a CDS encoding anthranilate synthase component I family protein: MTSPTLQYDQPATIDIPSKPQRIKLTQDIDFFALFKRIERVFDTCYLLESLGEDSHMSRHHAIGFDPVMTIAAIDRTTLAITDNKTAETKHYQTDNPYQLLRTITPQHVIAREQSGGLVGYLGYDCVNFFEPSLNAKPSDDFEPFKFGVYLDGLTLDKMTGEIFYFYYPTAQQDNRIEQIKALLDVPIPSYKPPTVEFLGDGMSQEEHAKVVMQVKEDIISGRIFQCEVGFKSKYRIAGDKMPIYEKLRAVNPSPHMYFMKFAQQCIIGASPELLFRLRQGEMETYPLAGTAKRGVDVAEDRKLARALLNDAKEIAEHNMLVDLHRNDIGRVAQFGTVKVRNLMDIKRFSHVQHISSEIVGILHPDEDMFSALASNFPAGTLSGAPKVEAIKVINELEPDGRGAYGGALGSFNFNGDCIFAIPIRSLFINGESAYAQTCGGNVYDSNPADEYLEIQRKLSAMKVVLDSFMNP; encoded by the coding sequence ATGACCTCTCCTACACTACAATATGACCAGCCTGCTACTATTGATATTCCAAGCAAGCCGCAGCGGATAAAGCTGACGCAAGATATTGATTTTTTCGCGTTATTTAAACGTATTGAACGGGTTTTCGATACCTGTTATTTGCTCGAATCCTTGGGTGAAGACAGCCATATGTCACGTCACCATGCCATTGGTTTTGATCCGGTGATGACCATTGCAGCCATCGACCGCACAACGCTTGCTATTACCGATAATAAAACCGCTGAAACCAAACATTATCAGACTGACAATCCTTATCAGCTTCTACGTACTATTACTCCGCAGCACGTCATCGCCCGTGAGCAAAGTGGCGGTCTTGTCGGCTATCTAGGCTACGACTGTGTCAATTTCTTTGAGCCAAGTCTAAATGCCAAGCCAAGCGATGATTTTGAACCTTTCAAATTTGGTGTCTATCTAGATGGCTTGACGCTCGATAAAATGACTGGTGAAATTTTCTACTTTTACTATCCTACCGCTCAGCAAGACAATCGCATCGAGCAAATCAAAGCCTTACTTGATGTACCTATCCCAAGCTATAAACCGCCCACCGTAGAGTTTTTAGGTGATGGTATGAGTCAAGAAGAGCATGCTAAAGTCGTCATGCAAGTCAAAGAAGACATCATCTCTGGGCGTATTTTTCAATGTGAAGTCGGCTTTAAATCCAAATATCGTATTGCGGGCGATAAGATGCCAATTTATGAAAAGCTACGTGCGGTCAATCCATCACCGCATATGTATTTTATGAAATTTGCTCAGCAATGCATCATCGGTGCCTCACCTGAATTGCTATTTCGCTTGCGTCAGGGCGAGATGGAGACCTATCCGCTCGCAGGTACAGCCAAGCGCGGTGTTGATGTTGCCGAAGATCGCAAACTTGCGCGTGCCCTGCTGAATGACGCAAAAGAGATTGCCGAGCACAATATGCTAGTCGATCTGCATCGCAATGATATCGGACGCGTCGCACAATTTGGTACGGTAAAAGTGCGTAATCTGATGGATATCAAACGCTTCTCACACGTACAGCATATCTCCTCTGAAATCGTCGGTATTCTGCATCCTGATGAGGATATGTTTAGCGCACTTGCCAGCAACTTCCCTGCTGGCACATTGTCAGGCGCACCAAAAGTTGAAGCGATAAAAGTGATTAATGAGCTTGAACCAGATGGTCGTGGTGCTTATGGCGGCGCATTAGGATCCTTTAACTTTAACGGCGATTGTATTTTTGCCATTCCTATTCGCAGCTTATTTATCAATGGTGAATCGGCCTATGCACAGACTTGTGGCGGCAATGTGTACGACTCCAATCCTGCTGATGAATATCTAGAAATCCAGCGTAAGCTTTCTGCTATGAAAGTGGTACTAGACAGCTTTATGAACCCATAA
- a CDS encoding anthranilate synthase component II — MNVLIIDNYDSFTFNLYQYIGEILQTMDSDKQANVIVKRNNEITLADVQAMSLDRIIISPGPGSPDDPAYFGICAEVIEVMGKTTPLLGVCLGMQGIAHVFGGDVIRASVPMHGKVSAIRHDGAGIYNDLPQHLEIMRYHSLMVQADTLPDCLTVTAVVANDEHNDLELTESALAGDEIMGVQHKDYPIQGVQFHPESFATEGAKRLLTNFLLQV, encoded by the coding sequence ATGAATGTTTTAATTATCGATAATTACGACTCATTTACTTTCAACCTTTACCAGTATATCGGTGAGATCTTGCAGACGATGGACAGTGATAAACAAGCAAATGTCATCGTCAAGCGTAATAATGAAATCACCTTAGCAGACGTACAAGCGATGAGTCTTGACCGTATTATTATCTCACCCGGTCCTGGGTCACCTGATGATCCTGCCTATTTTGGCATTTGTGCCGAAGTGATTGAAGTGATGGGCAAAACGACGCCACTATTAGGCGTTTGCTTAGGCATGCAGGGCATTGCTCATGTATTTGGCGGTGATGTGATACGCGCCAGTGTGCCGATGCATGGCAAGGTTTCAGCCATTCGTCATGATGGTGCGGGCATTTATAATGATTTGCCGCAGCATTTAGAAATCATGCGCTATCATTCATTGATGGTACAAGCAGACACGCTACCGGATTGTTTGACTGTCACAGCAGTCGTCGCCAATGATGAACATAATGATTTAGAGTTGACTGAATCGGCGCTGGCTGGTGATGAGATAATGGGTGTGCAGCACAAAGACTATCCGATTCAAGGCGTGCAGTTTCACCCAGAGTCATTTGCGACCGAAGGTGCCAAGCGTTTATTGACGAATTTTTTACTTCAGGTGTAA
- a CDS encoding DMT family transporter: MAHTDSATSARQSWIGTIQIITAAVCWGTLGIFSTYLNQNGFSGWQTTILRIVTAALIILVMLPKLWPQLIKLRPKQWLGLALQSLIGVLGMSVCYFFAVIYVGAGPAVALLYTAPVFSLLFSAFLLNESITRQSALLALMAVFGVGLTMLGEQAQVNWGIALGLLSGICYSLYGVLGKRAMHDAHPAPLVFFTSIIISAGILLLLPETYKTYGQLLTLPLSTWGYALGLSLIGTVVPFALYMKALEKLPATRASVFTIFEPLTAIALATLLLHQSLSWIQYVGVILILLAALFNAVLNGTTTRVPRWLKRRQRI, from the coding sequence ATGGCACATACCGATAGCGCAACGTCAGCACGGCAGTCATGGATAGGCACCATTCAAATCATTACAGCCGCTGTCTGCTGGGGTACTTTAGGGATATTCTCAACCTATCTCAACCAAAATGGCTTTAGTGGCTGGCAAACGACCATTTTACGTATCGTGACCGCCGCTCTTATTATCCTCGTTATGCTGCCAAAACTATGGCCACAGCTAATAAAGTTGCGTCCAAAACAGTGGCTCGGACTGGCACTACAGTCGTTGATTGGTGTACTCGGCATGTCGGTTTGCTATTTTTTTGCCGTTATCTATGTCGGTGCTGGTCCTGCCGTCGCCTTGCTATATACTGCGCCCGTTTTTAGCTTATTATTTTCAGCATTTTTGCTTAATGAATCCATTACTCGGCAGTCAGCCCTACTGGCACTCATGGCAGTATTTGGTGTCGGCTTGACGATGTTAGGTGAGCAGGCGCAAGTCAACTGGGGTATTGCATTAGGTTTATTATCAGGCATATGTTATTCCCTATATGGGGTATTGGGTAAGCGCGCTATGCATGATGCGCACCCTGCTCCTTTAGTATTTTTTACCTCTATTATCATCAGTGCTGGCATACTGCTACTACTACCTGAAACCTATAAAACTTATGGACAATTACTAACCTTACCCTTATCTACTTGGGGCTATGCATTAGGATTGTCTTTGATTGGAACCGTCGTACCCTTTGCACTTTATATGAAGGCATTAGAGAAGCTACCTGCCACCCGTGCATCAGTGTTTACTATCTTTGAGCCTCTAACCGCGATTGCTTTGGCAACGCTATTACTGCATCAATCATTATCTTGGATTCAATATGTCGGCGTCATACTCATTCTGCTAGCAGCTTTATTTAATGCTGTACTAAATGGTACTACTACTCGCGTACCACGTTGGCTAAAAAGACGGCAAAGGATTTAG
- a CDS encoding amino acid ABC transporter ATP-binding protein, whose amino-acid sequence MIQVTNIHKAFGSNQVLKGIDLTIEKGKVVVILGPSGSGKTTFLRCLNALEIPDQGIIAFDDGSLTVDFATKPKKKTLLALQRKSGMVFQSYNLFPHKTAIENLMLGPTVVQGQSKAQAREQALALLDKVGLSDKADLYPFQLSGGQQQRIGIARALAIEPSLLLFDEPTSALDPELVQDVLETMKQLASEGWTMVVVTHEINFARDVADHVVLIEDGKIVEEGSAKQLFEDSKHPRTQAFLQRIEQ is encoded by the coding sequence ATGATTCAAGTCACCAATATTCATAAAGCCTTTGGGAGCAATCAAGTGCTTAAAGGTATCGACTTGACCATCGAAAAGGGCAAAGTGGTGGTCATATTAGGACCATCAGGTTCTGGTAAGACGACGTTTTTGCGGTGTTTGAATGCGCTTGAAATTCCAGATCAAGGTATCATCGCTTTTGATGATGGCAGCCTGACGGTTGATTTTGCCACTAAACCTAAGAAAAAAACCTTACTGGCACTACAACGTAAGTCAGGTATGGTGTTTCAATCTTATAACTTGTTTCCACATAAGACAGCCATCGAAAACTTAATGCTTGGACCTACGGTGGTACAAGGGCAAAGTAAAGCGCAAGCACGTGAGCAGGCATTAGCATTACTCGATAAAGTGGGTTTGTCTGATAAGGCAGATCTCTATCCGTTTCAGCTATCGGGCGGTCAGCAGCAGCGTATTGGTATTGCTCGTGCATTGGCGATTGAGCCGTCTTTACTACTATTCGATGAGCCAACGTCTGCGCTTGATCCTGAGCTAGTACAAGATGTGCTTGAAACCATGAAACAGCTGGCATCAGAAGGTTGGACGATGGTTGTTGTTACTCATGAAATAAATTTTGCCCGTGATGTCGCTGATCATGTGGTTTTGATTGAAGATGGTAAAATTGTCGAAGAGGGCAGTGCTAAGCAGTTATTCGAGGATTCTAAGCATCCGCGTACGCAAGCGTTTTTACAGCGTATTGAACAGTAA
- a CDS encoding amino acid ABC transporter permease has product MSPDRAQIVISSFWPMLKGGIYYSIPLALISFAIGMAIALTVALIRIVPRAGWVHEIVYRLARIYVSAIRGTPMLVQLFIIFYGLPSVGVKLDPFPSAIIAFSLNIGAYASETVRASILSIPKGQWEAGSTVGLTYLQTFRHVILPQALRVSVPPLSNTFISLVKDTSLASLVLVTELFKQAQIITARNYEFMLVYIEAAVIYWGICLFLTFIQGRLETRLDRYVAK; this is encoded by the coding sequence ATGAGTCCTGATCGGGCGCAGATTGTTATCTCGTCTTTTTGGCCGATGCTTAAAGGCGGTATCTATTATTCGATACCGCTGGCATTGATATCGTTTGCGATCGGTATGGCAATTGCGCTGACCGTGGCACTGATTCGTATCGTGCCGCGTGCTGGTTGGGTTCATGAGATTGTCTATAGACTTGCTCGCATCTATGTGTCTGCCATTCGCGGCACGCCGATGCTAGTACAGCTATTTATTATCTTTTATGGGTTACCGAGTGTTGGGGTCAAGCTTGATCCTTTTCCGTCAGCGATCATCGCTTTTTCGCTCAATATTGGTGCTTATGCGTCAGAGACGGTGCGCGCATCCATTTTGTCTATTCCAAAAGGACAGTGGGAAGCTGGTTCGACTGTCGGCTTGACGTATTTGCAGACCTTTCGTCATGTTATTTTGCCGCAGGCACTACGCGTATCCGTACCGCCGCTATCTAATACCTTTATCAGTCTGGTAAAAGATACTTCGCTAGCATCGCTCGTATTGGTGACTGAGCTGTTTAAACAAGCACAGATTATCACCGCGCGTAACTATGAGTTTATGTTGGTCTATATCGAAGCGGCCGTTATCTATTGGGGTATTTGTCTGTTTTTGACCTTTATCCAAGGTAGGCTTGAAACGCGTCTTGATCGTTATGTTGCCAAATAA
- a CDS encoding amino acid ABC transporter substrate-binding protein has product MKRRTLLALAASTVLLAACGQSPTNDAETKATDTAASGGSDLLQRINNGGTINVGTEGTYPPFTYHDESGKLTGYDVEVTRAVADKLGVKVEFQETQWDAMLAGLDAKRFDMVANQVSLTTPERLAKYDKAQAYSWSGAVVLAPKDDNRYSSWEALKGLRSAQSLTSNYGELAERYQAEVIPVDGMAQAIQLVKQDRADFTMNDNLAILDYLKKFPDAALEIKLTAPVSEQTGSGLVLIKGDDAVLAKLDEAMAALAADGTLTKLSQEFFGADISQQK; this is encoded by the coding sequence ATGAAACGTCGCACGCTTTTAGCCCTTGCCGCAAGTACCGTATTGCTTGCCGCTTGTGGTCAATCACCTACCAATGATGCTGAAACCAAGGCAACTGATACCGCTGCAAGTGGCGGTTCTGATTTGCTACAGCGTATCAATAACGGCGGCACTATCAACGTCGGTACCGAAGGCACTTATCCTCCATTCACTTATCATGATGAGAGCGGCAAACTGACCGGCTATGATGTCGAAGTGACGCGTGCCGTTGCTGACAAACTTGGCGTTAAAGTTGAGTTTCAAGAAACTCAATGGGATGCAATGCTCGCAGGTTTGGACGCCAAGCGTTTTGATATGGTTGCCAACCAAGTCAGCTTGACCACGCCTGAGCGTTTAGCAAAATATGATAAAGCGCAAGCGTATAGCTGGTCGGGCGCAGTGGTTTTAGCGCCAAAAGATGATAACCGTTATAGCTCGTGGGAGGCTTTAAAAGGTCTGCGTAGCGCTCAGTCATTGACCAGCAACTATGGTGAGCTTGCAGAGCGTTATCAAGCTGAAGTCATCCCTGTTGATGGTATGGCTCAAGCGATCCAGCTGGTCAAACAAGATCGTGCTGACTTTACCATGAATGACAATCTTGCCATTTTGGATTATCTAAAAAAATTCCCAGATGCGGCGCTTGAGATTAAATTGACGGCCCCTGTCAGTGAGCAAACCGGTTCGGGATTGGTATTGATAAAAGGTGATGATGCGGTATTGGCAAAATTAGACGAAGCCATGGCAGCATTGGCCGCTGATGGAACGCTCACCAAACTGAGCCAAGAATTCTTTGGTGCTGATATAAGTCAACAAAAATAA
- a CDS encoding UTRA domain-containing protein, with translation MDTIKAIPAYQRIKNAILDNIHSGKWQAGNAISTEMALAEEFGVSRMTVNRALKELSEERVLERRQGSGTFVAQQQFNHTFVEVRNIAQDLKSANRDYQAKVVSKRGITAAMLNDELRRKFGLEKAIKSSELKDATDIRSIKNLDSEAAVLYEVKIIHFADGQPIQFEERWVDALKVPEFIEQDFSVVNTSDYLIAKSPLERGSYTIRALAAPDEIAALLQITAQSPTLVLCRQTYSAGQVLTFVKMWHAGERYQFSGEL, from the coding sequence ATGGATACGATAAAGGCGATTCCGGCATATCAACGCATTAAAAATGCGATATTGGACAATATTCATTCAGGTAAATGGCAGGCGGGCAATGCGATTTCTACCGAAATGGCGTTGGCAGAAGAGTTTGGTGTCTCTCGTATGACGGTCAACCGTGCTTTAAAGGAATTGAGCGAAGAGCGAGTATTGGAGCGCCGGCAAGGGTCGGGGACGTTTGTTGCGCAGCAGCAGTTTAATCATACGTTTGTAGAAGTGCGTAATATCGCTCAAGATTTAAAGTCTGCCAATCGTGATTATCAAGCAAAAGTTGTCAGTAAGCGTGGCATTACTGCTGCTATGCTCAATGATGAGCTACGGCGTAAATTTGGTCTTGAGAAGGCTATTAAATCGTCTGAGTTAAAAGACGCTACTGACATTAGAAGCATCAAGAATCTTGATAGCGAAGCCGCTGTTTTATATGAGGTTAAGATCATCCATTTTGCAGATGGTCAGCCGATACAGTTTGAAGAGCGTTGGGTAGATGCTCTAAAGGTTCCAGAGTTTATCGAGCAAGATTTTAGCGTGGTCAATACCAGTGATTATCTCATTGCAAAAAGCCCACTGGAGCGTGGTAGCTATACTATTCGAGCACTAGCCGCACCCGATGAGATTGCAGCGTTATTACAGATTACCGCGCAGTCGCCTACATTGGTACTTTGTCGTCAAACTTACTCAGCGGGTCAAGTACTGACTTTTGTCAAAATGTGGCATGCAGGTGAGCGGTACCAGTTTTCAGGTGAACTATAA
- the hutU gene encoding urocanate hydratase, which translates to MTTDNGLNKTSAYTRRDESRNIAAPTGSTLHCKSWLTEAPYRMLQNNLHPDVAENPKSLVVYGGIGRAARNWESYDQILASLKELEDDETLLVQSGKPVGVFQTHENAPRVLIANSNLVPRWATWEHFNELDRKDLFMYGQMTAGSWIYIGTQGIVQGTYETFVEAGRQHYDGSWAGRWILTAGLGGMGGAQPLAATFAGATSLNIECQQSSIDFRLRTGYVDKQADNLDHAYELIKQHTAAGEAVSIALLGNAADILPEMVKRANAGEIKPDLVTDQTSAHDLINGYLPSGWTVKEWKAAQENPEQHADLTKAAAQSCAVHVQAMLDLQEMDIPTTDYGNNIRQVAFDEGVKNAFNFPGFVPAYIRPLFCQGKGPFRWVALSGDPEDIYKTDQKIKELFPENQHIHRWLDMAKERIQFQGLPARICWLGLGERDKAGLAFNEMVKNGELKGPIVIGRDHLDTGSVASPNRETESMKDGSDAVSDWALLNGMLNVAGGATWVSLHHGGGVGMGYSQHSGMVIVADGTDAAAKRLARVLVNDCGSGVMRHADAGYELAIKTAKDYGLNLPMIK; encoded by the coding sequence ATGACTACTGATAATGGATTGAACAAAACTTCTGCATATACTCGCCGTGACGAGAGTCGCAATATCGCGGCGCCAACTGGCAGTACGCTACACTGTAAAAGCTGGCTGACCGAAGCCCCTTATCGTATGTTACAAAACAACCTACATCCTGATGTGGCTGAAAATCCAAAAAGCTTGGTCGTTTATGGCGGTATCGGACGCGCAGCCCGTAATTGGGAAAGCTATGATCAAATTTTAGCGTCACTTAAAGAATTAGAGGACGATGAAACCTTATTGGTGCAATCTGGCAAACCAGTTGGCGTTTTTCAAACCCATGAAAATGCGCCGCGCGTATTGATTGCCAACTCCAACCTTGTCCCGCGCTGGGCAACATGGGAGCATTTCAACGAGCTCGATCGTAAAGACTTGTTCATGTACGGTCAAATGACTGCGGGCAGCTGGATTTATATCGGCACCCAAGGCATCGTTCAAGGCACTTATGAAACCTTTGTCGAAGCTGGTCGTCAGCATTACGACGGTAGCTGGGCAGGACGTTGGATTTTGACTGCTGGCCTTGGTGGTATGGGCGGCGCGCAGCCATTGGCAGCGACCTTTGCTGGAGCCACCTCTTTAAATATAGAGTGTCAGCAGTCTAGTATTGATTTCCGTTTGCGTACGGGCTACGTCGATAAACAAGCTGACAATCTTGATCATGCCTATGAGCTGATTAAGCAACATACTGCAGCTGGTGAAGCCGTCTCAATCGCCCTACTTGGTAATGCAGCAGACATCTTGCCTGAGATGGTAAAGCGTGCCAATGCAGGCGAAATCAAACCTGATTTGGTCACCGATCAAACCTCCGCCCATGATTTGATTAATGGCTATCTACCAAGTGGTTGGACAGTTAAAGAATGGAAAGCCGCTCAAGAAAACCCAGAGCAACACGCTGATCTAACCAAAGCCGCTGCTCAGTCTTGTGCGGTACACGTACAGGCAATGCTAGATTTACAAGAGATGGACATCCCAACGACCGATTATGGCAATAACATCCGTCAGGTGGCGTTTGATGAAGGCGTAAAAAATGCCTTTAATTTCCCAGGTTTTGTCCCTGCGTATATTCGTCCGCTGTTTTGCCAAGGCAAAGGCCCATTCCGCTGGGTAGCGTTATCAGGTGATCCAGAAGATATCTATAAGACCGATCAAAAAATCAAAGAGCTATTCCCTGAAAATCAGCACATTCATCGCTGGCTCGATATGGCAAAAGAGCGCATTCAGTTCCAAGGTCTGCCAGCACGTATCTGTTGGTTAGGTCTAGGTGAGCGTGATAAAGCAGGTCTTGCCTTCAATGAGATGGTCAAAAACGGCGAGCTTAAAGGTCCTATCGTCATTGGTCGTGACCATTTAGATACTGGCTCTGTTGCCAGCCCAAACCGCGAAACAGAAAGTATGAAAGATGGCTCAGATGCGGTATCGGATTGGGCATTATTAAACGGTATGCTGAATGTCGCAGGCGGCGCCACGTGGGTATCATTACATCATGGCGGCGGTGTTGGTATGGGCTACTCGCAGCACTCTGGCATGGTTATCGTCGCTGACGGTACGGACGCTGCAGCCAAGCGCTTAGCTCGGGTACTGGTCAACGATTGTGGTTCTGGCGTTATGCGTCATGCCGATGCTGGCTATGAGTTGGCGATTAAAACTGCTAAGGATTACGGTCTAAATCTTCCTATGATTAAGTAA